The sequence ATTTCGTTCTAAGCAGATGGAAGAGCAGCTTAATAACAAGGGGTCTTCTTTACATCAGAGAATTGATGAGGCAATCCAAACTTTAACGGTACCGCCCTTAGATGATTCAGAAGGATCTTTTCAATATCGATTATTTGTATTAAAGAATACACTACATGATGTGTTTCGCCAACTAGAAGGAGAGGAGCAAGACAATGTCTGACGCTTTGAGTGTAAGTACAATCCTAGTGGTCAATGGGGAAGAAAAGAGAGTAATTTTCCGTTATGCTGATATTCTATTAGATGTTTTGCGTTATCAATTAGGTCTTACAGGTGCCAAGCCTGGTTGTCTAAATGGAGATTGCGGTGCATGTACGGTAAACATCAATGGTGTCTCACAAAAGTCTTGTTTGACCTTAGCTGTTGAGGCCATCGGCAAGGACATCCTTACAATTGAGGGACTAAATGATCCTATTCAAGGGGCCTTTGTTGATCAATTTGCTTTTCAATGTGGATATTGTACGCCAGGGTTTATTATGAATTGCCATTCCTTATTGGAGCATCGTAAAGATCCTTCTAACCATGAAATTAAGAAATGGCTGGAGTCTAACATTTGCCGCTGTACGGGATATTTGGAAATTGAGGAGGCGGTTAAATCAGCGCTCCATTTATCAAAAAAACATAAATAAGGGGGTAATAGGAACATTAAGTGAATATATACGTATGATACGAATATCGTTTAGAAACTTGACCCATAATAAAGGAGAAAAAAATAAAAACAGCGATTAAAGAAAATCCCCCCATCTGATCCTATATCCTTCATAACAAACATATTTTCCAACCTCTCTATATAAATAGCTATGTATATAAACCAATTGATAACTTGGAAGGAGTTAAAGCTTATTTACTTAGAAATTAATAAGGCAACTTTTAACTTTCTTAATCTTGTTAGACTGTTACAGGAACCTATAGGCCTCTTATCGCATATAGTACCGATAAGATACATGATAGAAGGGTGTTTTTAAAATGCCGTCAGTTGTCATTAATTTACATTACTTAAAGATCAATAGTATTTCAGGTAATGGTTCCATCACAATTGGTGAAGCATCTTACAATAGTCCAACAGCTTATAACAAATCCCAAGGAATGAATGCTTCTTACGGAGATACATCACCAACCGAAGCCTTCATGGAGAATTTATTAAATGATCCTGATGTGAACGATCAAACAAATATTGGAAATGCCGATAACGCTTATATGAGTACACCTGTGCCACCCCCACCGCCAATACCACCAACTTATTAAAGGAGTAACTTAATATGCCATATCAAATAAATATTTTTAATATAAAGGTCAATGGAGCTAATCAGAACGGAAATATAGATATAGGACCTACTGTCCATAACAGTCACACAGCTAATAGTAAGTATGTGGGTGCTAATTTTTCTTTAGGAGATTTTTCACCACCATCGGCTATTTGGGGCTCGGGAAACTTGGATACAGATATTAGTGACCAAGATCAAATCGGTAACCCATCTATGCCAATTGCCAACCAGCTATAAAGGAGCAGAAACATGGATATAGAAAAAATGAGAAAGTGGTTGGAAATTACAAATGAATACAAAAAAACAGACTTTTGGACTCGAGTACTCCAAGAAAGATATCCTAATGAAAACATCAAGGAAGATAAGTACCAACCCAAATGTGATATGTATCAAAATGAAAGTTATAACTTTATTATTATTGAAATACCGGGTGTGACTCGTGAAAATCTTTCCTTAAGCTTAATTTCAAATACACAGCTAAAAATTAACGGAAAATGTCAGCCTATTTTCCTGCTAGAAAAGGAAATTAGAAGAGAAAGAGTGTATGGAGACTTCCAGCGAATCATTGATCTTCCTGAACCGACAAAGCCTGAACTGATGCATATTCAAATCGATAACGGGTTACTACTGGTTTCGTATCCTAGACAAACTGTAGAACCAATAAAATTAATTTAATATAAAGAAACATAATAATAAAAATGCCAAGCACTCTTCCGAGAGGACGATGCTTGGCACTTTTCATTAGCGATAATTAACAAATTGCACATCGACAGTCAAATCTGCTTCTTTCACTGCTTGGATGATTTTTTGTAAGTCATCACGGCTTTTTGCTGTTACACGGATTTGATCATCTTGTAATTGGCTTTTCACTTTTAGTCCGCTGTTTTTAATAAGGGTGTTAATTTTTTTAGCGTTCTCTTTATCGATTCCTTGGACAAGCTTAGCCCTTTGTCGAACCGTACCGCCACTAGCTTTTTCAACTTTGCCATAATCAAGGTTTTTAACAGGCACTCCACGTTTGATGAGTTTGCTAAATAACACGTCTTTTACTTGATCTAATTTGTACTCATCATCTGAAACAAGCACAAGTTCTTCTTTATCAAGTGAAATGTCACTTTTACTGCCTTTAAAATCATAACGTGTTTGAATTTCTTTCATTGCAATTTGAATTGCATTCGTTACTTCTGAAAAATCAACGTTTGATACAATATCAAATGAACTTTCTTTTGCCGCCATATGAACCTCCACTTATCTATATTTATCAGGCTTAACGAGCAGGAAGACCTTCCACCTTAGGATGCTGATTACAATAAAAAAGATGGGTGGGGATCAACTCCTGTAAAGCTCCGAAATAATGAACACAGACTGATTACACTACGGCAACGCCTGCGTGACCAGCATGCTGCTAGCTTCAGCTAACCATCAGTGGGGGTGTGAAAGAACTCCCCTCTACTGATGAAAGTTTCACTTTATCATTCTTTTCATCCATTTGGAGATAATAGAAAGAAGTTTCCCTTTACAAACCAATTATAGTAAAATAAACCAGTCGATACAACCTTTGGACAATGCTCAATCTTCTAGATGAATGATTGAAGAAAAAACAACAAACCTTTAAGGAGGGATTTGAGTGGCAATACAAGATCATATTGGTCAAGTGATTACCTTAAAAGTAACCAGACAAACGGAGTTCGGTTACTTTTTAACGGATGGAACAGAAGATATTCTTTTACATAATAATGAAGTGCATCGCGAATTAGAAAGTGAAGAAGATGTGGAAGTCTTTTTATATACAGATTCACAGGGAAGAATTGCAGCGACAACAACGATACCGAAAGTAACAGTAGGAACTTATGATTGGGCAACTGTTACTGATATGAAACAAGGGCTAGGTGTATTTTTGGATATTGGTATTCAAAAAGATATGCTTCTGGGGAAAGAGGATCTTCCCGTTCATAAAAGTGTTTGGCCTGATATAGGGGATATGCTGTTTATTACTTTACGGGTAAATAAAAATAATCGAATCTATGTTAAAACAGCGACTGATCCAATTATTGAGGAACATTCGGTCAAGGCCACAAGGGAGATTTTTAACAAATCGGTTCATGGTTTTATTTATCGAACAGCTAAAGTGGGTTCATGGATTTATACTGTAGAAGGCTATAAAGGCTTTATCCATGAGTCACAGCGAGATGTAGAACCTCGTCTTGGTGAAAAGGTAGAAGGCAGGGTCATTGATGTGAAGGAAGATGGCACGATAAATGTGTCTTTACTACCTAGAAAGCACGAGGCACTGGATAAGGATGCGGAAGAAATCTTGTCCATTCTTCAAGCAAGAGGTGCGATGCCATACTGGGATAAAAGTATGCCTGAAGACATCCAAGAGCGGTTCAATATGAGTAAAGCTGCATTTAAAAGGGCGTTAGGAAGATTAATGAAAGAGGGAATGATCTATCAAGAAGAAGGATGGACATATTTAAAAAAAGAAAATGCGGAATAATATCTGCATCAATCTTTCTACGTTATAACAGGCAGAAAAACCCTACATCAAGAGTAAAGTGAATAGAGATAGGTAGGGGTTTAACTGCCTGTAATGTATTGATAAATGAACGTAGACTAAGTATGCCTGCGGCAAC is a genomic window of Niallia sp. XMNu-256 containing:
- a CDS encoding (2Fe-2S)-binding protein encodes the protein MSDALSVSTILVVNGEEKRVIFRYADILLDVLRYQLGLTGAKPGCLNGDCGACTVNINGVSQKSCLTLAVEAIGKDILTIEGLNDPIQGAFVDQFAFQCGYCTPGFIMNCHSLLEHRKDPSNHEIKKWLESNICRCTGYLEIEEAVKSALHLSKKHK
- a CDS encoding spore germination protein, coding for MPSVVINLHYLKINSISGNGSITIGEASYNSPTAYNKSQGMNASYGDTSPTEAFMENLLNDPDVNDQTNIGNADNAYMSTPVPPPPPIPPTY
- a CDS encoding spore germination protein, with the translated sequence MPYQINIFNIKVNGANQNGNIDIGPTVHNSHTANSKYVGANFSLGDFSPPSAIWGSGNLDTDISDQDQIGNPSMPIANQL
- a CDS encoding Hsp20/alpha crystallin family protein, with product MDIEKMRKWLEITNEYKKTDFWTRVLQERYPNENIKEDKYQPKCDMYQNESYNFIIIEIPGVTRENLSLSLISNTQLKINGKCQPIFLLEKEIRRERVYGDFQRIIDLPEPTKPELMHIQIDNGLLLVSYPRQTVEPIKLI
- a CDS encoding YajQ family cyclic di-GMP-binding protein, which produces MAAKESSFDIVSNVDFSEVTNAIQIAMKEIQTRYDFKGSKSDISLDKEELVLVSDDEYKLDQVKDVLFSKLIKRGVPVKNLDYGKVEKASGGTVRQRAKLVQGIDKENAKKINTLIKNSGLKVKSQLQDDQIRVTAKSRDDLQKIIQAVKEADLTVDVQFVNYR
- a CDS encoding S1-like domain-containing RNA-binding protein → MAIQDHIGQVITLKVTRQTEFGYFLTDGTEDILLHNNEVHRELESEEDVEVFLYTDSQGRIAATTTIPKVTVGTYDWATVTDMKQGLGVFLDIGIQKDMLLGKEDLPVHKSVWPDIGDMLFITLRVNKNNRIYVKTATDPIIEEHSVKATREIFNKSVHGFIYRTAKVGSWIYTVEGYKGFIHESQRDVEPRLGEKVEGRVIDVKEDGTINVSLLPRKHEALDKDAEEILSILQARGAMPYWDKSMPEDIQERFNMSKAAFKRALGRLMKEGMIYQEEGWTYLKKENAE